The Synechococcus sp. BL107 nucleotide sequence TCTAAGGGATTTCGCACCCAAAACAGCAGTTTGTAGTTGATCGAAGAATCAGCGAAATCAACAGTGAAGGCTGCTGGTGGTGGGTATTGCAGAACCTTGTTGTGCTGACGGGCAACCTCTTCCAAAATGGCAATCACCTGTTTGGGTTCGTGGTGATAGGCGGCTCCCACTGCCACCACATCACGGCGGGACGTTTCTCCTGCTGTATACGACTCAGCTTCCTGGGTGAAAAAGTTTTGATTCGGAATCAGCAGTTCTGCGCCATCACGGCCGCGGCGCAGTTGGGTGGCGCGTAAGCCCAGTTTCCGGACAGTGCACGGGTCACCATTGATCATCAGGATCTCGCCGGGGCGCACAGACCCTTCGAACAGCAGCCAGATGCTGCTAATGAAGTTGGAAATGATCTCTTTGATTCCGAAGCCGATACCCACGGAAAGGCCACCGGCAACGGCGACAAGAGCGGTGCCATTGATCCCGATGTAGTACGCCACACCCATTACCCCGATGCCGATCACCGAGTAACGAAGAATCACCTCCAATGCTTGACGACCTTGGGGTTTGATTCCAAAAAAGCCACCACCGAGCCACGCTGCGAATGCGGCAGGGCGACTGGCCATGGTGATCACGAGATAGACAATCACCAATGCCGTGAACAATTTGCCGATGGTGAGGGTGACTCCGAAGACATCGCCGATGGAAATCAGCGAGAGCGGTTCACGGCTTCCCAGCATCTGGAAAAAGGTGAGAATCGATAACACCAGAAGGATCGGCCGGAAGAATGATTTATCGATTTCTTCGACTGGAACTTTGGGGAAGCGGCTGAGAATCAGTTGTTTGGTGGGCTCCACGCAGCGCCAAATCAGCCAGATCAGCGCTAGATACTGCAGATAGCCCGCTGTTACGCCGCAAAGTGTTAATCCAGTCGCACTAAGGAACAAAAGTCCTGGCACGACTAGAGGGGTGAGGCTTGCAATTAAACGGCTGTTGAGTTTGCGCTTGACCCGGGATTCGCTGCTGATGGCCGCGACGAATAGACCTACCTGGAGGAGCACGGAACCGCGTTGCAAATAGCCGAGCCAGGTGGTGGCTTCAGAGGTGATTTCAGTGATCACGAATCGCTCTCTCGCAAGCTTTTGAGAATTTGTTGACTCGACTCCTCTGGAGAACTGACGTCGTAAATGGTGTCCAGCAGAGCCTCCGATATGGCTTGATAACGCTCAGGATCTCGGAAGACTCGGGCTTTGGATTGCCCTTTGGCGGCATTCTCCTTCAGTGATTGCTGTGCATACATCACTAAGGCTTCCGTTCCACCAGGAATTTTCGCTGCCACGATCTTGGCGGCTTTGCGGTTGACGGGCAAAGAATTACGCCCGGCCAGGGCATAGGTTTTTTGGGCCCAGGGTTTGCTGATGAAATCGATCATTACCAGAGCCTTCTCCCGTTGTGTCGGGCTGGAATTGCGTCCAAGAGACCACACCTGCAGTTTGGTAGTCGCTTGGAGGCGAGTCGACGGGCCTTTCGGGAGGGGAGCAAGAGCTAACTTGCCCTGCATCTGATTGCGCAATTCCCGCAGGCTGCTGCTCCAGCAGGTGATCCAATCCAGTTCACCGCTTACGAAAGCTTCGCGGAGGCTGCGTTGATCGTTCAAGAATCGGATGTTTTGTTGATAGCTCGCGTTTTCGAGCCAGCGCAGCCAACTGGTCACGTTGGCTTGTCGTTTGCGATCTGGAGGGAGCTTCGAGAGAGCGGCTTCCATGGCTTCCCCGGCGTCGAAGGATTCGGCGCTCCAGAACAGATCCTTCAGTTGCAGTGCCATACCGAAATTATTGTCTTCGCTGTCCTTTTCCATTTCCTCCAGCGTTTGGGGAGGGGAGGGCAAGCGCTCCTTGTTAAAGCAGGCGAGCTGCACGAACTGGTTCACTGGACGGCCCACAAGTTGGCCGTCTTGACTTGTGACCAGGTCAAACAGATAGCTCGGCGTATCAGCGCGATCTTCAGGGTCAAGTTCAATTGGATCCACCAACTTGCGCTGGTACAGCTCTAGGGCTGTGTCGCTATCCGTGATCAGGAGATCTGGGCCAAAGCCACTGCGCGTCTGATCCTCAATCTCGTCCACGAAATTTCTCTGGGATGAGAGGGTCAGCTGAGGGCGGATCGATGGGTCAACGCTCTTGATGTGATCAATTGCATCTTCCGTGATCTCCCGCAGGCGTTCGTAGTCCTTGCTCGACACCGTCTCTGCGTTGTTGATCGTGCGCACCACCTTGATCACGACCGGTGGACGCCAACTGCTGCAGCCGGATGTCAGCGCTGCCAACGAGATGCCCAAGGCCAGATGTCGAATCCGGATCGGTCGCATTTCCTTTATGCCTTGGGCTGATGTTAGGTGCGTGGGCTGGGGCGAACAGGGCTTTGCGAGCATGGACAAAGCAATGCATTGCTTCCGTGCCCGAACTGGCCAAGACGTATGACCCGGTGGGTACTGAGGCTCGCTGGCAGCAGGCCTGGGAGGAACAGGGAGCATTCCATCCGGACCCAGCTGCGGAGGGTGAACCATTTGCGGTGGTGATACCTCCCCCGAATGTCACCGGCAGCCTTCATATGGGCCATGCCTTTAATACGGCCTTGATCGACACGATCGTCCGCTATCAGCGGTTAGCTGGCAAAAACGTTTTGTGCCTCCCGGGTACAGACCACGCTTCGATTGCGGTTCAGAGCATCCTCGAGAAGCAACTCAAAGAGGAAGGAAAGACACGCCACGACTTGGGTCGTGAGGCTTTTCTTGAACGGGCTTGGCAGTGGAAAGCAGAGAGTGGCGGCCGCATCGTTGGCCAATTACGTCGGCTGGGCTATTCCGTCGACTGGAAGCGTCAGCGCTTCACCCTGGATGAGGGCTTGAGTGAGGCAGTGAAGGAAGCTTTTGTGCGGCTGCACGAGCAGGGCCTGATCTACAGGGGTGAATACCTCGTGAATTGGTGCCCGGCGTCCGGCTCGGCGGTGAGTGATCTGGAAGTGGAGATGAAAGAGGTGGATGGCCATCTTTGGCATTTCCGCTATCCGCTCAGCAATGGGGATGGCTTTTTAGAAGTGGCCACCACGCGCCCCGAAACGATGCTGGGTGACACGGCGGTGGCCGTGAATCCCACCGACGAGCGTTATTCCCACCTGGTGGGACAAACCCTGGATCTTCCGTTTGTCGGTCGCCAGATTCCGATCGTCGCTGACGACCATGTTGAAAAGGACTTTGGGACGGGCTGCGTCAAGGTGACGCCGGCCCACGACCCCAATGACTTCGCAATCGGCCAGCGGAATGATCTTCCGCAGATCACCGTGATGCGGAAGAACGGCACGATGAATGCCGCTGCCGGTCGATTTGAGGGTTTAGATCGTTTTGAAGCGCGGAAGGCTGTTGTCGCAGCTCTTGAAGCGGAAGGATTGTTGGTGAAGGTGGAGGAGTACCGCCACAGTGTTCCCCATTCGGAGCGCGGCAAGGTGCCGGTGGAGCCGTTGCTCTCCACCCAGTGGTTTGTGAAAACGGAGCCTTTGGCTGCCCGTTGTCGGGAGGCGCTCGCCCAGCAGGATCCGCGCTTCCTGCCAGACCGCTGGGAGAAGGTGTATCGCGACTGGCTCACCGATATCCGCGACTGGTGCATTAGCCGCCAACTCTGGTGGGGCCACCGCATTCCGGCCTGGTTTGTGATCAGTGAAACCGACGGAAAGTACACCGACACCACGCCGTATGTTGTGGCTCGGGACGAAGCCGAAGCCCTGGAGAAGGCCAAGGCGGAGTACGGGGCGGCTGCGCAGATCGAGCAGGACGAAGACGTGCTCGACACCTGGTTCTCCAGCGGGCTGTGGCCGTTTTCAACCCTGGGTTGGCCAGATGCCGATGCCCCTGATTTGAACCGTTGGTACCCCACCAGCACCCTGGTGACGGGCTTCGACATCATCTTTTTCTGGGTGGCCCGGATGACGATGATGGCCGGCGCTTTCACCGGTGAAATGCCCTTCCAGGATGTCTACATCCATGGCCTGGTGCGGGATGAACAGAACCGCAAGATGAGCAAGAGCGCCGGTAATGGCATTGATCCGCTTTTGCTGATTGAGCGTTACGGCACCGATGCCCTGCGCTTCGCCCTGGTGCGCGAAGTGGCGGGTGCGGGTCAGGACATCCGCCTCGATTACGACCGCAAGAAGGACACCTCCGCCACGGTGGAGGCTTCCCGCAACTTCGCCAATAAGTTGTGGAATGCCACCCGCTTCGCCCTGATGAACCTGGGTGGCGAAACCCCGGCCCAGCTGGGCGAACCCGACTCCGCTGCCCTGCAGCTGGCGGATCGCTGGATTTTGTCGCGTTTGGCCCGGGTGAACCGGGAAACCGCTGATCGCTACAGCAATTACGGCCTAGGTGAAGCGGCCAAGGGCCTGTATGAGTTCGCCTGGAACGACGTCTGTGACTGGTATCTGGAGCTGAGCAAGCGCCGGCTCAACCCCGGCGAGAATCCCTCGGCGGCGGCCCTCGCTGATCAACGGGTGGCCAAGCAGGTGTTGGCCAAGGTGATCAGCCAGATGCACCTGATGCTGCATCCGCTGATGCCCCACCTCACTGAGGAGCTCTGGCACAGCGTCACAGGCGAGCCGGAGACGACCTTCCTTGCCCTGCAACCTTGGCCGGTACTGGATGAGAGTGCTCTGGATGACGCGTTGGAAGCCTCCTTCGCCGAGCTGATCGGTGCCATTCGTGTGGTGCGCAACCTACGCGCCGTGGCTGGCCTCAAGCCCTCCCAATCGGTGCCGGTGCGTTTTGTTACCGGCCGCGGCGAGCTGGCGGCTGTGCTCACTCAGGGCATGGCCGACATCACGGCGCTGACCCGGGCCGAGTCGGTGGCAGTGATGGCGCCGGCGGAAGCCGATGCAGCTCCGGTGGCCAAAGCCCTGGCGGGGGTGAGCGGTGAATTGCAGGTGTTGCTGCCGATCGAAGGCCTGGTCGATCTCGATGCGCTTAAAGGCCGTCTGGAGAAAGACATCGCCAAGGCGGAGAAGGAGATCAAGGGCCTCGCAGGCAGGCTGGGGAATCCCAACTTCGCCGACAAGGCGCCGCCGGAGGTGGTGGCGGAATGTCAGGCCAACTTGGCCGAGAAACAGGCGCAGGCGGATCTGGCGCGCAAGCGCCTGGCTGACCTCAGCTGATTCGATGATTCATGTTGAGGGGCTGAGCAAGACCTATCGGGTTGCCGAGAAGCAGCCCGGTTTGGCCGGCACGCTGCGCCATTTTGTCCGGCGTCGCACCCGCGATGTGGTGGCGGTGCAAGACGTGTCGTTTTCGATTGAGCCCGGCGAGATGGTGGGCTTTCTCGGGGCCAATGGCGCCGGCAAAACCACCACTTTGAAGATGCTTTGCGGCTTGATCCACCCCAGCTCAGGTGATGTGCAGGTGGCGGGGTACTGCCCGCAGCGACGCCAGTCGGAGTTCCTGCGTCGGATCACCCTGGTGATGGGGCAAAAGCAGCAGCTGCTCTGGGATCTACCGCCGATGGATTCTCTGAGGGTGAATGCGGCGGTCTATGGAATCAGTGATCAGCTCGCTCAGCGGCGGATCAGTGCATTGGCCGATTTGCTCGAGCTCGGAGAGGAGCTCACCCGGCCGGTGCGCAAGCTCTCCTTGGGCCAACGCATGAAGGCCGAACTACTGGCGGCCTTGCTGCATGAGCCCGAGGTGTTGTTTCTCGACGAGCCCACTCTGGGGCTGGATGTGAATGCCCAGGCGCGGGTGCGGCAGTTCCTGGCGGATTACAACCGCCGCACTGGTGCAACGGTATTGCTCACAAGCCACTACATGGCTGATATCACGGCCCTATGCCCCAGGGTGTTGCTGATTCACCAAGGCTCCTTGTTTCACGATGGCCCTTTGGATCAGCTCACCCTTGCCCTGGCTCCGGAACGGGAGGTGCGGTTTGAACTGGAGCACCCCGTAACAGCAGATGCCTTGGTTGGTTTAGGGCGTTTGGAGAGTTTGCAGGGATCATCGGTTCATCTGCGGGTTCCCCGGGATCAGCTCACCGGTGTCGTTGCCGCCCTCCTGGATCGCTTTCCTGTCATTGATCTTGAGGTCAACGACCCGCCGATTGATGCCTTGATCGGCAACCTGTTCCGTCAGGGGCGCGTCTGATGCGGATCTTTGGGTTGAACCGGCGGATCATCCGGGTGCTGCTGGGGTCCCAGTACGCCCACATGCTCGAGTACCGCGCCGAGATCGCCCTTTGGGCGCTCTCTGGTGTGCTGCCGTTCATCATGCTCAGCGTCTGGAGTGGCAGTGAGGCCCGCACTGGCTTGGGGCTCGATGGTGTGGCCCTGGATCGTTACTTCCTCAGCGCCTTTCTGGTGCGCCAGTTCACGGTGGTGTGGGTGGTCTATGCCTTCGAGGAGGACGCTCTTCTCGGCCGACTGTCGCCCTATTTGCTGCAGCCTTTGCATCCGCTCTGGCGTTATGTGGCGGCCCATCTCGGTGAGCAGCTCACGCGCCTGCCCTTCGCCGGCCTGATCGTTGCGGTGTTCTTTGCGGTGCAGCCCCAGGCGTTCTGGATCCCTTCACTGGGAGCGTTCTTACTGGCCTGGTTGGCCACTTGGATGGCCTTTGCCATTGCCTTCCTGTTTCAGAGCTTGATTGCGGCCCTTTGCTTTTGGAGTGAAAAGGCCAGCGCCCTGGAGCGGCTTCAGTTCATTCCTTTTGTCTTCCTCTCCGGTTTGCTCGCACCCCTGTCGGCGTTCCCGCCGGAGGTGCGGGCCTTTGCCCAGTGGACGCCCTTCCCTTATCTGATCGACTTTCCGGCTCGGGTGCTGGCCGGACAGCCGGTGGACCTGATGGCCGGCTTCGGGGCGCAGCTGGTTTGGATCGCCCTGTTGTTGCCGCTGGTGTTACTGCTCTGGCGGGCTGGCGTGCGCCGTTACAGCGCCATGGGGGCCTGATGCGGCGGTACTGGCTCACGCTGCGGCGTTTCTGGGGCACGGCCGTCGCGGTGCAGCTGGAGTATCAAGCCAATGTGCTGATTGAGCTGCTGGCGGTGGCCATGAGTCTCAGCGGCAGTCTGTTTTTGCTCTCGTTGTTCTATGGCCCTGATCAGACCCTGGGGGGCTGGAGCTGGGCCCAGGCCCTGATGGTGCAGGGGCTCTACACCGTGTTCGATGGCATGGCCACCACCTGGCTGCGTCCAAACCTCGGTGCGATCGTCACCCATGTGCGCGAGGGCACCTTGGATTTTGTGCTGCTCAAGCCGATCGACAGCCAGTTCTGGCTGTCGATGCGCACGATTTCTCCGGCGGGGCTCCCGGAGATCGGTCTTGGGGTGGCGCTCTTGATCTGGGGCAGCCTGCAGGCAGGGGTTGTGCTCAGTCTGCCTGCACTGCTGACCGTATTGGTGATGGTGTTGGCCGGAGGCGTGATCTTGTATTCCATGTGGTTCCTGATTGCCGCCACCAGCATTTGGTTTGTCAAAACCTGGAATGCCACCGAGGTGCTTCGGGCTGTGTTGGCTGCGGGGCGCTATCCACTCAGTGCCTATCCAGCCACGCTGCGGTTGCTGTTCACGTTTGTGCTGCCAGTGGCCTTTCTCACCACGGTTCCGGCGGAGCTATTGCTGGGTCGGGTTGCAGCACCGATGCTGTTGTTGGGTTTGGCTCTCGCTGGGGGCTTCTTCGTTTCGGCGCGGACGTTCTGGTTGTTTGCTTTGCGTCACTACACCTCTGCCTCGAGTTGAGATGCCTGATTGGTCCCATTGGCTGGATCTTGTTTTGCCGTTTCTGCGCTCTCCCTTGGGAGCGGTGGTGTTTATTCCGGTGTATGCCCTTTGGGTCACGCTGCTTCTCCCCGGGATTTGGGCCTCAATGCTTGCGGGGGTGCTCTATGGCACTTGGTGGGGGAGCTTGATTGTGTTTATAGGTGCCTGCTTGGGGGCCGAAGCTGCCTTCCTCATCGGGCGCCATTGGTTACGGGATTGGACGAGTGCTCGTCTGGAGCGCTTTCCCAAGCTTCAGGCGATTGAAAAAGGGGTGAGTCGCGAGGGGCTCAAATTGGTGATGCTGACGCGGTTGTCGCCGGCGTTTCCCTTCTCATTGCTGAACTTGGCCTACGGCCTCAGTGATGTGAGTTTGCGGGACTACACCATCGGATTGGTTGCGATCCTGCCGGGCACCGTGCTGTTTTGCGCTCTTGGCACTTTGGCGGGCGACGCGGCTCGCTTTGGGGAGGTGCTGGCCGGAGAAACATCTCCAGGAGCCTGGGTTTTAAGGATTGTTGGGGTGCTCGCCACGCTCGCAGTGGTCTGGCTTGCGGGCCGCGCAGCCCGAAAGGCCTTGGCCGACCAAGAAGGAGGCCTCTAATCCTTGGGAGTTGGGGGAGCATCAGGATTGGGGAGGGACCAATCCCGCAGTGATGCGATCAAGACAAACCAACCCAAGCGGAGCTTGGCTGCCAGCCCACGACGGGTCGAGAGATCGGCATATTTGGCCCGGCCACAATCGGTTTTAATCCAGCGTTCAAGAGGTGATTTGGTCATGACGATGATGAGCTTTCGATGTACTGGAAGATTTGGGTTGGAATGATGCTGATATTGATGTTGACTTCTTCGATGCCATATTCCATTTTACAGCGATCTGTAATATTTTTTTGGATCTGATTGAGGTCGAGCTGTTTAGATAGTTTTTCGGGTACATTTAGAACGATATCGATAGTTGCTTCGTTATCAATAACGCTCACGTTGCTGTATAAAAGTTTAATCCGTTGCAGTAGATAAGGGCTTTTATTTAGCACATTTAGCTGATTGATTTGTCCGGCCTTGAACTGAGAAAATTCAGCGTTGATTTGTTGGCGTACGCTGAAATCATGCAGAGCTGACGACAGTGGGATACAGAGGATTCCGAGTAGTCCAAGCCAAATCAAGAGATTGCGCCATGCCTTGAAAATGGATCCATAGCCCTGCACCATGAACACCACCAAGCTGGCCAACGTGATCCCGATCAGGTTGGCGAGAAACAGCAGGAAAGAGCCTTCCGAGATTTGATTGGTCAAGCCTGATATCGTTCCGCGGCCAAAAACAGCCACCATCTCAGGCCCAAGACTGAGACCGATCCCGCTAACGCAGAGCGGTGGTACGAGAGCCACCGCAATGGCTACACCAGCGATTGAATTGGATAAGCGGTCGCGGGTAATCGTGAATGAACCTGCCACAGCAGCTGCTGCGGCAATTCCTAAGTCGATCAAGTTGGGCGCTATCCGACTTGTTATTTCCCGATTGACTTCAGCGGGCCCGATCAGGGCAGCCAAGATCCAGGCTGTGATCACAACAACTCCGACACCAATTACCACAGTGATGGCGGACCGTTTGACCAATTTCTGATCGTTGATGCTTAGCCCAAAGGCAAGGCTCAGTATTGGATCCATGAGCGGAGCAACGATCATCGCTCCGATCACAACAGCTGCGCTATTTGAGATCAGCCCGAGCGTGGCAATCACGGCTGAGGTAATCAGTAAAACGAAAAACCCCAGTGATGGCTTTGATGAGGCAATTCGCGCTTGATAGAGCTCTTTGCGGTCGACTTTTGTATTCAGATTGATCTGCCATTCGGCAGACAAGTCGTTAAAGATGCGCTGGAGTAAGTCGGCGAAAGCCATTTATTTTGCTTGTGATTTTTTTAGGAGATCGTGTAGTGCAGCCTCGTCCAGGATTGTGATCCCGAGTGTTGTTGCTTTGGTGAGTTTGCTCCCAGCCTCTTCGCCGGCCACGAGGTAGTCGGTGTTTTTACTGACGGAGCCCGTGACTTTTCCTCCGCTCGCCTCAATGCGCTCCTTGGCCTCCGAACGGGAGAGGGTTGACAAGGTGCCCGTGAGAACAAAGGTGAGGCCCGTGAGGTGTTGGTCGGACGCTGCAACGCCGACATGTCCATGGTCGTTTTCATCCACCGCGAAGCGAAATCCTTGGCTGCGGAGATCGTTGAGCAATTGTTGGTTTGCTGGGTTGGAAAACCATTGCTGCAAGCTTTGAGCCAGTTCCGTTCCGATTCCATAGATCGCGGTGATGCTGTCGGGGGTGGTGCAAGCGGCCTCCATCAGGCTGTTGGCATCCGGAAATTCTGCGGTGATCGCTTTTGCACTCACCTCGCCGATGTGATGGATGCCTAAGCCGTAAAGCTGTCGGGCCCAGGACCGTTGTCGGGACAGCGTCAGGGCTTCAATCAAGTTGTTGGCGCTGCGTTCGCCCATGCGATCGAGGCTGCTCAGGAGTGCTGCATCAAGCCGATACAGATCTGCAATTGAGCTCACCAAGCCTTGGTCAACGAGCTGCTCGATCAACTTGCTGCCGAGGCCGTCCACATCCAGGGCGCCCTTGCTCACCCAGTGCCGTAGACCGCCCCGCAGGATTGCCGGACAGCTGCTGTTCACACATCGGGTGGCGG carries:
- a CDS encoding mechanosensitive ion channel family protein — its product is MITEITSEATTWLGYLQRGSVLLQVGLFVAAISSESRVKRKLNSRLIASLTPLVVPGLLFLSATGLTLCGVTAGYLQYLALIWLIWRCVEPTKQLILSRFPKVPVEEIDKSFFRPILLVLSILTFFQMLGSREPLSLISIGDVFGVTLTIGKLFTALVIVYLVITMASRPAAFAAWLGGGFFGIKPQGRQALEVILRYSVIGIGVMGVAYYIGINGTALVAVAGGLSVGIGFGIKEIISNFISSIWLLFEGSVRPGEILMINGDPCTVRKLGLRATQLRRGRDGAELLIPNQNFFTQEAESYTAGETSRRDVVAVGAAYHHEPKQVIAILEEVARQHNKVLQYPPPAAFTVDFADSSINYKLLFWVRNPLEAFGVGSDLRQAIWNAFDENGIGIPFPQRQVYPMEWPPSKEQSLRLGDASHQLQSETEETD
- a CDS encoding ABC-2 family transporter protein — translated: MRIFGLNRRIIRVLLGSQYAHMLEYRAEIALWALSGVLPFIMLSVWSGSEARTGLGLDGVALDRYFLSAFLVRQFTVVWVVYAFEEDALLGRLSPYLLQPLHPLWRYVAAHLGEQLTRLPFAGLIVAVFFAVQPQAFWIPSLGAFLLAWLATWMAFAIAFLFQSLIAALCFWSEKASALERLQFIPFVFLSGLLAPLSAFPPEVRAFAQWTPFPYLIDFPARVLAGQPVDLMAGFGAQLVWIALLLPLVLLLWRAGVRRYSAMGA
- a CDS encoding TVP38/TMEM64 family protein; the protein is MPDWSHWLDLVLPFLRSPLGAVVFIPVYALWVTLLLPGIWASMLAGVLYGTWWGSLIVFIGACLGAEAAFLIGRHWLRDWTSARLERFPKLQAIEKGVSREGLKLVMLTRLSPAFPFSLLNLAYGLSDVSLRDYTIGLVAILPGTVLFCALGTLAGDAARFGEVLAGETSPGAWVLRIVGVLATLAVVWLAGRAARKALADQEGGL
- a CDS encoding valine--tRNA ligase, with translation MPELAKTYDPVGTEARWQQAWEEQGAFHPDPAAEGEPFAVVIPPPNVTGSLHMGHAFNTALIDTIVRYQRLAGKNVLCLPGTDHASIAVQSILEKQLKEEGKTRHDLGREAFLERAWQWKAESGGRIVGQLRRLGYSVDWKRQRFTLDEGLSEAVKEAFVRLHEQGLIYRGEYLVNWCPASGSAVSDLEVEMKEVDGHLWHFRYPLSNGDGFLEVATTRPETMLGDTAVAVNPTDERYSHLVGQTLDLPFVGRQIPIVADDHVEKDFGTGCVKVTPAHDPNDFAIGQRNDLPQITVMRKNGTMNAAAGRFEGLDRFEARKAVVAALEAEGLLVKVEEYRHSVPHSERGKVPVEPLLSTQWFVKTEPLAARCREALAQQDPRFLPDRWEKVYRDWLTDIRDWCISRQLWWGHRIPAWFVISETDGKYTDTTPYVVARDEAEALEKAKAEYGAAAQIEQDEDVLDTWFSSGLWPFSTLGWPDADAPDLNRWYPTSTLVTGFDIIFFWVARMTMMAGAFTGEMPFQDVYIHGLVRDEQNRKMSKSAGNGIDPLLLIERYGTDALRFALVREVAGAGQDIRLDYDRKKDTSATVEASRNFANKLWNATRFALMNLGGETPAQLGEPDSAALQLADRWILSRLARVNRETADRYSNYGLGEAAKGLYEFAWNDVCDWYLELSKRRLNPGENPSAAALADQRVAKQVLAKVISQMHLMLHPLMPHLTEELWHSVTGEPETTFLALQPWPVLDESALDDALEASFAELIGAIRVVRNLRAVAGLKPSQSVPVRFVTGRGELAAVLTQGMADITALTRAESVAVMAPAEADAAPVAKALAGVSGELQVLLPIEGLVDLDALKGRLEKDIAKAEKEIKGLAGRLGNPNFADKAPPEVVAECQANLAEKQAQADLARKRLADLS
- a CDS encoding TIGR00341 family protein, whose protein sequence is MAFADLLQRIFNDLSAEWQINLNTKVDRKELYQARIASSKPSLGFFVLLITSAVIATLGLISNSAAVVIGAMIVAPLMDPILSLAFGLSINDQKLVKRSAITVVIGVGVVVITAWILAALIGPAEVNREITSRIAPNLIDLGIAAAAAVAGSFTITRDRLSNSIAGVAIAVALVPPLCVSGIGLSLGPEMVAVFGRGTISGLTNQISEGSFLLFLANLIGITLASLVVFMVQGYGSIFKAWRNLLIWLGLLGILCIPLSSALHDFSVRQQINAEFSQFKAGQINQLNVLNKSPYLLQRIKLLYSNVSVIDNEATIDIVLNVPEKLSKQLDLNQIQKNITDRCKMEYGIEEVNINISIIPTQIFQYIESSSSS
- a CDS encoding ATP-binding cassette domain-containing protein; amino-acid sequence: MIHVEGLSKTYRVAEKQPGLAGTLRHFVRRRTRDVVAVQDVSFSIEPGEMVGFLGANGAGKTTTLKMLCGLIHPSSGDVQVAGYCPQRRQSEFLRRITLVMGQKQQLLWDLPPMDSLRVNAAVYGISDQLAQRRISALADLLELGEELTRPVRKLSLGQRMKAELLAALLHEPEVLFLDEPTLGLDVNAQARVRQFLADYNRRTGATVLLTSHYMADITALCPRVLLIHQGSLFHDGPLDQLTLALAPEREVRFELEHPVTADALVGLGRLESLQGSSVHLRVPRDQLTGVVAALLDRFPVIDLEVNDPPIDALIGNLFRQGRV
- a CDS encoding ABC transporter permease; its protein translation is MRRYWLTLRRFWGTAVAVQLEYQANVLIELLAVAMSLSGSLFLLSLFYGPDQTLGGWSWAQALMVQGLYTVFDGMATTWLRPNLGAIVTHVREGTLDFVLLKPIDSQFWLSMRTISPAGLPEIGLGVALLIWGSLQAGVVLSLPALLTVLVMVLAGGVILYSMWFLIAATSIWFVKTWNATEVLRAVLAAGRYPLSAYPATLRLLFTFVLPVAFLTTVPAELLLGRVAAPMLLLGLALAGGFFVSARTFWLFALRHYTSASS
- a CDS encoding extracellular solute-binding protein; this encodes MRPIRIRHLALGISLAALTSGCSSWRPPVVIKVVRTINNAETVSSKDYERLREITEDAIDHIKSVDPSIRPQLTLSSQRNFVDEIEDQTRSGFGPDLLITDSDTALELYQRKLVDPIELDPEDRADTPSYLFDLVTSQDGQLVGRPVNQFVQLACFNKERLPSPPQTLEEMEKDSEDNNFGMALQLKDLFWSAESFDAGEAMEAALSKLPPDRKRQANVTSWLRWLENASYQQNIRFLNDQRSLREAFVSGELDWITCWSSSLRELRNQMQGKLALAPLPKGPSTRLQATTKLQVWSLGRNSSPTQREKALVMIDFISKPWAQKTYALAGRNSLPVNRKAAKIVAAKIPGGTEALVMYAQQSLKENAAKGQSKARVFRDPERYQAISEALLDTIYDVSSPEESSQQILKSLRESDS